The Effusibacillus lacus DNA segment CGGACGTATGGGAAATAACGCCGGAGTTGGAGGCAGCAGCCGGCGGGAACGGCAGTGTTATGGGTACGGGAGGGATGCGGACCAAGCTGATGGCCGCACGAATTGCCACCGAATCGGGGATCGATGTGGTGGTGGCATCAAGCCGGGAGCCGGAGGTCTTGCAAAGGATTGCCGAAGGGGAATCCTTGGGAACCCGATTTCACGCCAATCCCCGGTTCTCAGGCAAGAAGTCCTGGCTTGCCCACGGACCGCGTCCGGAAGGTCGGATCATCATCGATCAAGGGGCCGTCCGGGCCCTGACGGAACGGGCTGGCAGCCTGCTGGTGCCTGGAATAACCGCGGTTGAAGGCGAGTTCCAGGAAGGTGCGATTGTGGAAATCGCGGCACCTGCCGGACAGGTAATCGGAAAAGGAGCGGTCAGTTTCTCGGACCGGGATCTGCAGCTGTTGATTGAACGCCGCCAAACCGGCGAGAGGCTCCGCCATTATCATGAAGTGATCCATCGGGATGCGATGGTGATTTATTCACGGGAGGGAATTCCATATGCCCAACATCGGAAATGAAAAGGTGACGGAAACAGTAATGGGGTTGCGGGAAGCGGTGTTGGCGAAGGCGAAAGCTGCCAAACGCACCACCCGGGTCTTGGGGACTTTGTCCACCGAACAGAAAAACGAAGCGTTGCTGAAAATGGCCGACGCGCTCTGGCGGAACCGGGATGCCATCTTTGCCGCCAATGGGGAAGACGTGAAAGAGGCGAGGGAAAGCGGTGTCTCGGAAGCTCGGATTGACCGGCTTGCATTGACTGAGAAACGTCTCCGGGAGATGATGGAAGGGTTGCGGCAAATTGCCGGACTGGAAGATCCGGTCGGGGAATCCCTGGAAACGATTCGGCGGCCAAACGGTTTGCTGATTGAGAAAGTGCGGGTCCCTTTTGGAGTGATCGCGATGGTCTACGAATCCCGGCCCAACGTGACTGTGGATGCGGCAGGCCTTGCACTGAAAACGGGCAATGCGGTTGTCCTTCGGGGCGGCAAAGAAGCTTTAAAGTCCAACATCGCCCTGGTCGAGGCATTGCAGGACGGATTGAAACAGACAGCGGTGCCACTGGATGCCCTTCAATTGATTGACTGCACCGAACGTGAATCGGTGGACATCCTG contains these protein-coding regions:
- the proB gene encoding glutamate 5-kinase; the encoded protein is MKAKRIVVKVGSSSLTDEQGRLSEEKMRQLADQIAVLQLEQECRVILVSSGAVAAGLGKLGWPRPNITMPEKQAAAAVGQGLLLEQYQKLFAQRGITVAQLLLTRSDIEDRKRFIHIRNTSETLLRNGILPIVNENDTVTVEEIRFGDNDTLGSLVALVTEAELLILLTDIDGLYTANPKSNPDARRIPDVWEITPELEAAAGGNGSVMGTGGMRTKLMAARIATESGIDVVVASSREPEVLQRIAEGESLGTRFHANPRFSGKKSWLAHGPRPEGRIIIDQGAVRALTERAGSLLVPGITAVEGEFQEGAIVEIAAPAGQVIGKGAVSFSDRDLQLLIERRQTGERLRHYHEVIHRDAMVIYSREGIPYAQHRK